The Triticum aestivum cultivar Chinese Spring chromosome 7B, IWGSC CS RefSeq v2.1, whole genome shotgun sequence genome window below encodes:
- the LOC123161976 gene encoding non-seed lectin, whose amino-acid sequence MGSRRRRPTAALVLASLLCLYLAQPRGAFSLSFSLDFSDASAGSSIVVAGDALVSPPALQLTRNSRASHRYKVPLWNGATGEVASFATAFSFRITPDKDKDSPPQQPGGRMAFFLGHLPSVDVPRSSSAGAGPAILTVGFDAFLNHVGIYISSGNSTAPAHTTATWPGKNLTASSVMEATVKYHNDSRTLAAALLIDGAIYQANATVDLRRNLPEEVAVGFSAAAFARMHRIRSWSFGSTLLESKREASPPPAEPPLPTSSYNHKKIALVLLFLGTITTRCVRIGFQFGFKTSPGRVVLPWLS is encoded by the coding sequence ATGGGCTCTCGCCGTCGTCGTCCGACCGCCGCCCTAGTCCTCGCGTCGTTGCTATGCCTCTACCTCGCGCAGCCGCGCGGGGCCTTCTCGCTCTCCTTCAGCCTCGACTTCTCCGACGCCAGCGCCGGTTCGTCGATCGTTGTGGCCGGCGACGCACTCGTCAGTCCACCGGCGCTCCAGCTGACGAGAAACAGCCGGGCGTCGCACCGGTACAAAGTGCCGCTGTGGAACGGTGCCACCGGCGAGGTGGCTAGCTTCGCCACCGCCTTCTCCTTCCGGATCACCCCAGACAAGGACAAGGACAGCCCGCCGCAGCAGCCAGGCGGTAGGATGGCCTTCTTCCTCGGCCATCTCCCTTCCGTGGACGTCCCGCGCAGCAGCAGCGCCGGCGCCGGCCCGGCCATCCTGACGGTAGGATTTGACGCTTTCCTCAACCATGTCGGCATCTACATCAGCTCCGGCAATTCCACAGCGCCCGCGcacacgacggcgacatggccgggcAAGAACCTCACGGCGTCCAGTGTCATGGAGGCCACCGTGAAATACCACAACGACTCCAGGACGCTGGCTGCTGCTCTACTCATCGACGGCGCCATATACCAGGCCAATGCAACCGTTGATCTGCGCAGAAATCTGCCGGAGGAGGTCGCGGTCGGCTTCTCTGCCGCCGCCTTTGCCAGGATGCACCGGATACGGTCGTGGTCGTTCGGTTCCACTCTGCTGGAGTCCAAGCGGGAGGCATCTCCTCCGCCTGCCGAACCTCCTCTCCCAACCAGCAGCTACAACCACAAGAAGATAGCATTAGTCCTACTATTCCTAGGGACGATCACGACGAGGTGTGTCCGAATAGGATTTCAGTTTGGATTCAAGACATCGCCGGGTCGGGTCGTGTTACCTTGGCTATCCTAG